In a single window of the Aridibaculum aurantiacum genome:
- a CDS encoding Rossmann-like and DUF2520 domain-containing protein: protein MKVVIIGSGNVAWVLGKKMKQAGVEIIQVLSRNKEQGQQLAGILSTAFASTYSELSKKADLYMIAVSDTYISSVAAQLKLKNKIIVHTAGSVSKTVLQSTATATCSYGVLYPLQTLNKEAQLVPEVPVLIDGVDENTIQQLTQFAAIWSESVAVADDDQRLKMHIAAVFSSNFTTFMHVMADEYCTAEGLNFKMLLPLIEETSSRLKMHRPVEVQTGPAIRKDIPTINMHIDLLSSYPRLQGMYRLISASILDQ, encoded by the coding sequence ATGAAAGTAGTCATCATAGGGTCTGGTAATGTAGCCTGGGTATTGGGGAAGAAAATGAAGCAGGCAGGAGTGGAGATAATACAAGTGTTGAGCAGGAATAAGGAACAGGGACAGCAGTTGGCAGGTATTCTTTCTACGGCATTTGCATCCACCTATTCTGAATTGAGCAAGAAAGCAGATTTATATATGATAGCAGTTTCCGATACTTATATAAGTAGTGTAGCTGCTCAATTGAAACTAAAAAACAAGATCATTGTTCACACGGCAGGGTCGGTTTCTAAAACTGTACTGCAATCAACTGCCACCGCTACCTGCAGTTATGGAGTGCTGTATCCTTTACAAACTTTAAATAAAGAAGCGCAGCTGGTGCCGGAGGTGCCGGTATTGATTGATGGAGTAGATGAAAATACCATTCAGCAGTTAACTCAGTTTGCTGCTATTTGGTCTGAGAGTGTGGCAGTTGCAGATGATGATCAACGTTTAAAAATGCATATAGCAGCAGTTTTTTCCAGCAACTTCACCACCTTCATGCATGTAATGGCTGATGAATATTGTACTGCTGAAGGATTGAATTTTAAAATGCTGCTGCCGTTGATAGAAGAAACCAGCAGTCGCTTAAAAATGCATCGACCTGTAGAGGTACAGACAGGCCCGGCTATAAGGAAGGATATTCCAACAATCAATATGCATATAGACCTGCTAAGCAGTTACCCACGGCTCCAGGGAATGTACCGGCTGATAAGCGCTAGTATATTAGACCAGTAG
- the topA gene encoding type I DNA topoisomerase, with the protein MSKNLLIVESPAKAKTIEKILGKDFEVKSCYGHIRDLEKDDMGIDLNNNYQPRYKVPDEKQKVVNELKQLARKSKEVWLASDEDREGESISWHLAEELGLDPRSTKRIVFHEITAPAIRRAVENPRTINMNLVNAQQARRVLDRLVGFELSPVLWRKIGMQGGLSAGRVQSVAVRLVVEREREINNFKVESSYKIEALFSANDINGRPVTFKAEGPSKIEKEETAEKFLQSCKGAEYTVADVTVRPTKRSPAAPFTTSTLQQEASRKLGYSVSKTMLIAQRLYESGKITYMRTDSINLSETAMAAIQDEVQRSFGNKYYQPRKYKNKNESAQEAHEAIRPTYMENSSIDDEEGRRLYELIWKRTIASQMSDAEFEKTTARIDISTNKDQLTATGEVMKFDGFLKVYLESKDEEDEEDTEGVLPPLTARQKLDLKEMRASEKFTRPAARYTEASLVKKLEELGIGRPSTYAPTITTIIKRNYVEKRDKEGVKRQVNILRLKNDEINKEVQTENTGAEKGKLFPTDLGMVVTDFLKQHFKQVMDYGFTAGIEQEFDEIAEGKVQWNSMIDDFYKPFHNHIEVTLETAERAKGEREIGVDPQTGKKVIARMGRFGPMVQIGNADEEEKPRFAKLKPTQSIETITYEEAMDLFRLPLTLGEYEGKEVAVNMGRFGPYVRWGEDFVSLPKGEDPLTVDMERAISLINEKQQADAPIAMYEEKPVTKGKGRFGPFIKWNDLFINVPRAYNFDNLTQKDCEELIEKKLEKEANRFIQHWPSEKIAIENGRWGPFIRFGKKMLKITSKEDKGKYTPEELATISLDEVKRMIEAQVPDAFAKKATAKKAAPKKAAAKKAAPKKASKKES; encoded by the coding sequence ATGAGTAAGAATTTATTGATAGTAGAGTCGCCGGCAAAAGCTAAAACCATAGAGAAGATCCTGGGGAAAGATTTTGAAGTTAAGAGCTGCTATGGCCACATCCGCGACCTGGAAAAGGATGACATGGGGATTGACCTGAACAACAATTACCAGCCAAGGTATAAAGTACCCGACGAGAAGCAGAAGGTGGTAAATGAGCTAAAGCAACTGGCAAGAAAATCGAAGGAGGTTTGGCTAGCATCGGATGAGGACCGCGAAGGTGAAAGCATAAGCTGGCACTTAGCGGAAGAACTAGGACTGGACCCCCGATCTACTAAACGTATTGTATTTCACGAGATCACAGCACCAGCAATACGTCGTGCTGTAGAAAACCCTCGTACCATAAATATGAACCTGGTAAATGCACAGCAGGCGCGCCGTGTGCTCGACAGGTTGGTGGGTTTTGAACTTAGCCCCGTACTTTGGAGGAAGATCGGTATGCAGGGTGGCCTTAGCGCAGGCCGTGTGCAGAGTGTAGCTGTAAGACTGGTGGTAGAAAGAGAAAGAGAGATCAACAACTTCAAGGTAGAAAGCAGCTATAAAATAGAAGCACTATTTTCTGCTAATGATATCAATGGAAGGCCTGTTACATTTAAAGCAGAAGGACCTTCAAAAATTGAGAAAGAAGAAACTGCAGAAAAATTCCTGCAAAGCTGTAAAGGTGCAGAATATACAGTAGCCGATGTAACCGTTCGGCCTACCAAACGTTCGCCTGCAGCGCCTTTCACTACTTCAACACTGCAGCAGGAAGCAAGCCGCAAACTTGGCTATAGCGTAAGCAAAACCATGCTGATAGCACAACGCTTGTACGAAAGTGGTAAGATCACTTACATGCGTACCGACAGCATCAACCTGAGCGAAACAGCCATGGCAGCAATACAGGACGAGGTGCAGCGCAGCTTTGGCAACAAGTATTACCAGCCACGCAAGTACAAGAACAAAAATGAAAGTGCCCAAGAAGCACACGAAGCCATCAGGCCTACTTATATGGAAAACAGCTCCATTGATGATGAGGAAGGCCGCAGGCTTTACGAGCTCATCTGGAAGCGTACCATTGCATCGCAAATGAGTGATGCAGAATTTGAAAAGACAACTGCACGCATAGATATTTCTACCAACAAAGACCAACTAACCGCTACCGGTGAGGTAATGAAGTTTGATGGTTTCTTAAAGGTATACCTGGAGAGCAAGGACGAAGAGGACGAGGAAGATACAGAAGGTGTTCTACCACCACTTACTGCACGCCAAAAGCTTGACCTGAAAGAAATGCGTGCATCAGAAAAATTCACACGCCCCGCTGCTCGCTATACGGAAGCTTCGCTTGTAAAAAAGCTGGAGGAATTAGGTATTGGCCGTCCGTCTACTTATGCGCCAACTATCACTACCATCATTAAAAGAAATTACGTAGAGAAGCGTGATAAGGAAGGGGTAAAGAGGCAGGTGAATATTTTACGCCTGAAGAATGACGAAATAAATAAAGAGGTACAAACAGAAAATACCGGTGCTGAAAAAGGCAAACTATTTCCTACTGACCTTGGAATGGTGGTAACAGACTTTTTGAAGCAACACTTCAAGCAGGTAATGGATTATGGTTTTACCGCTGGCATAGAACAGGAATTTGATGAAATAGCAGAAGGAAAAGTGCAGTGGAACAGTATGATTGACGACTTCTACAAGCCTTTTCATAATCATATAGAGGTAACGCTTGAAACTGCAGAACGCGCTAAAGGAGAAAGAGAAATAGGTGTAGACCCACAAACTGGCAAAAAGGTAATTGCCCGAATGGGTAGGTTTGGCCCAATGGTTCAAATTGGCAATGCAGACGAAGAAGAGAAGCCACGCTTTGCAAAATTAAAACCTACGCAAAGCATCGAGACGATCACTTATGAAGAAGCAATGGATCTCTTCAGGTTGCCGCTTACTTTAGGTGAATATGAAGGCAAAGAGGTAGCTGTAAATATGGGGCGCTTTGGTCCTTATGTGCGCTGGGGCGAAGATTTTGTTTCGCTTCCAAAAGGTGAAGACCCGCTGACAGTAGATATGGAACGTGCAATCAGCCTGATAAATGAAAAGCAACAAGCAGATGCGCCCATTGCTATGTACGAAGAGAAACCTGTTACAAAAGGTAAAGGTCGTTTCGGTCCATTTATAAAATGGAATGACCTGTTCATCAATGTTCCTCGTGCTTACAATTTTGACAATCTTACACAGAAAGATTGTGAGGAGCTGATAGAAAAGAAACTGGAAAAAGAAGCTAACCGATTTATCCAGCATTGGCCATCAGAAAAGATAGCAATAGAGAATGGTAGATGGGGGCCCTTCATTCGCTTTGGAAAAAAGATGTTGAAGATCACTTCCAAAGAAGACAAAGGAAAATACACGCCTGAAGAATTAGCTACCATATCGCTTGATGAAGTTAAGCGAATGATTGAAGCACAGGTGCCTGATGCTTTTGCTAAAAAAGCAACTGCTAAGAAAGCTGCGCCTAAAAAAGCTGCAGCAAAAAAGGCGGCTCCTAAAAAAGCATCTAAGAAAGAAAGCTAG
- a CDS encoding methylated-DNA--[protein]-cysteine S-methyltransferase, with the protein MEATYLTYYQSPIGLLRIAATEHFVQEVTFVDNEDDLQPPNDHPILHTCLEEIIEYFNGHRRSFTIPVHQLGTEFQIKVWAHLMNINFGKTISYTELARRMGDVKTIRAAASSNGKNKVCIIIPCHRVIGSNQSLVGYVGGLWRKKWLLDHENKIANGVQTLF; encoded by the coding sequence ATGGAAGCCACTTACCTTACATATTACCAGTCTCCTATTGGCTTGCTGAGGATTGCCGCCACAGAACATTTTGTGCAGGAAGTAACTTTCGTAGATAACGAGGATGACCTGCAACCGCCAAATGACCATCCAATACTGCACACGTGCTTAGAGGAAATCATTGAATATTTCAATGGTCATAGAAGAAGTTTTACCATCCCGGTGCACCAACTAGGAACGGAATTTCAAATTAAAGTTTGGGCGCATTTAATGAACATCAACTTTGGCAAAACCATTAGCTATACAGAATTGGCCAGGCGTATGGGCGATGTAAAAACAATAAGAGCCGCGGCAAGCAGCAATGGTAAAAACAAAGTTTGCATTATCATTCCCTGTCATAGGGTAATTGGAAGCAACCAATCACTGGTGGGATATGTAGGTGGCCTTTGGCGAAAGAAATGGCTGTTGGATCATGAGAATAAAATTGCGAATGGCGTACAAACACTTTTTTAG
- a CDS encoding O-acetyl-ADP-ribose deacetylase, protein MNTLLEVLKGDITKVEADAIVNAANNSLLGGGGVDGAIHKAGGPAILEECIQIRNRQAGCKTGDAVITTAGNLPAKKVIHTVGPVYMGGGHNEAALLSSCYTKSLTLAMENNLRTVAFPNISTGIYRYPKQEAAIIAVRTVRQFIEQHPSAIEKITFVCFDDESYFIYNQLMK, encoded by the coding sequence ATGAATACACTACTAGAAGTATTGAAAGGAGATATAACAAAAGTGGAAGCGGATGCAATAGTAAATGCTGCCAATAATTCATTACTAGGTGGAGGTGGTGTGGATGGCGCCATTCATAAGGCAGGCGGGCCAGCAATCCTGGAAGAATGTATACAAATTAGAAACCGGCAGGCTGGATGTAAAACAGGTGATGCGGTTATCACTACAGCAGGCAATCTTCCGGCAAAGAAGGTGATACATACGGTAGGTCCTGTCTACATGGGTGGTGGCCATAACGAAGCTGCGCTACTTTCTAGTTGTTATACAAAATCACTCACACTGGCTATGGAAAACAACCTGCGAACTGTGGCGTTTCCAAACATCAGCACAGGCATATATCGTTATCCAAAACAGGAAGCTGCCATCATTGCCGTAAGAACGGTGCGGCAATTCATAGAACAACATCCTTCAGCTATTGAGAAAATCACCTTTGTATGCTTCGATGATGAGAGTTATTTCATCTACAACCAATTGATGAAATAA
- a CDS encoding alpha/beta hydrolase produces MKLTQRIVLGFYTNKLKLLGLFSPHKAAEEAFRIFCTPYSKRKNYQAPPIFEKANKVNFIFNGETIHGFQWWPAVSNGHKILICHGFDSHSYKFDRYIEPLLEKGFEVLAFDAPAHGLSSGKTINAAMYRDTILEICRRFGPVDGIMAHSLGGLAVALAVEKMPYNLHKRLVLIAPATESTRAIEGFFKYIPVSKRVRAAFDKIIMEMGGYPAEWYSVARVVQHLTTPTLWIHDREDTITPFADMEHLIDLQLPHLNFEITKGLGHSNVYRDNDISEKIIKFLSAIVKEEATH; encoded by the coding sequence ATGAAGTTAACACAAAGAATTGTGCTCGGTTTTTACACGAACAAACTGAAGCTGCTCGGACTTTTTTCGCCACATAAAGCAGCAGAAGAAGCTTTTCGCATTTTTTGCACCCCTTATAGTAAAAGAAAAAATTACCAGGCGCCTCCCATATTCGAAAAAGCAAACAAGGTCAACTTTATTTTCAATGGCGAAACAATTCATGGATTTCAGTGGTGGCCAGCGGTAAGCAATGGTCATAAAATATTGATCTGCCATGGGTTTGATAGCCATAGCTATAAATTTGATAGATACATTGAGCCACTGCTGGAAAAAGGTTTTGAAGTACTTGCCTTTGACGCACCTGCACATGGATTGAGTTCCGGCAAAACCATCAATGCCGCTATGTACCGCGACACCATCCTGGAGATTTGCAGGCGCTTTGGCCCGGTTGATGGCATAATGGCGCATTCACTGGGCGGATTAGCGGTGGCCCTTGCTGTAGAAAAAATGCCCTACAACCTGCACAAACGACTGGTGCTGATCGCTCCTGCTACCGAGTCTACCCGTGCTATAGAAGGTTTCTTTAAGTACATCCCAGTGAGCAAACGTGTACGCGCAGCATTTGATAAGATAATAATGGAAATGGGCGGTTACCCTGCTGAATGGTATTCGGTAGCACGGGTCGTGCAGCATCTTACCACTCCCACCCTTTGGATACATGACCGTGAAGACACCATTACGCCTTTTGCCGATATGGAGCACCTGATTGATCTGCAGTTGCCTCATCTAAACTTTGAGATAACCAAAGGGCTTGGGCACAGCAATGTGTACCGCGACAACGACATCAGCGAAAAGATCATAAAATTCCTTTCTGCCATTGTAAAAGAAGAAGCGACTCATTAA
- a CDS encoding Maf family nucleotide pyrophosphatase, translating to MVRIILASQSPRRKQLLDWAEVPYTVVARSTDETYPEGMPVEEIPIHIARQKANETNSYLDAAYHKQYSDKTILAADTIVVLDDQVINKPTNRADAIRMLTLLSGRTHKVITGVVIHTDHYQVAFSETTEVEFYELTADQIEFYIDKFKPFDKAGSYAIQEWIGVIGIKRINGDFYNVMGLPISRVVRELDNLEEPPAQPE from the coding sequence ATGGTTAGAATTATTTTGGCTTCTCAATCTCCGAGACGCAAACAACTATTAGACTGGGCGGAAGTTCCTTATACGGTGGTGGCGCGTTCTACTGATGAAACTTATCCTGAAGGGATGCCTGTAGAAGAAATACCGATTCATATAGCGCGTCAAAAAGCAAATGAGACCAATAGCTACCTGGATGCAGCTTATCATAAACAATACAGCGATAAAACAATCCTTGCTGCCGATACCATTGTAGTGCTCGATGACCAGGTGATAAACAAACCCACCAACAGGGCAGATGCTATCCGTATGCTTACCCTGCTTTCCGGCCGTACTCACAAGGTTATTACTGGTGTTGTCATTCATACCGATCATTACCAGGTGGCATTTTCCGAAACTACCGAAGTTGAATTTTACGAGCTTACTGCCGACCAGATCGAGTTTTACATAGACAAGTTCAAGCCTTTTGATAAAGCTGGTTCTTACGCCATACAGGAGTGGATAGGTGTTATTGGCATCAAGCGCATCAATGGTGATTTTTACAATGTTATGGGACTACCAATTAGCCGTGTAGTACGCGAACTGGATAACCTGGAAGAGCCTCCTGCACAGCCAGAGTAG
- a CDS encoding tRNA-binding protein, giving the protein MITWQDFEKINIRTGTIVEVTDFPKAKKPAYQLHIDFGPLGIKKSSAQITAHYTKGQLLGTQVVAVVNFPPKQIANFISECLVLGVYDEHNEVVLLQPNKPVQNGLLIG; this is encoded by the coding sequence ATGATAACCTGGCAAGACTTCGAAAAGATAAACATCCGCACAGGAACAATTGTTGAAGTTACAGATTTCCCTAAAGCAAAAAAACCTGCTTATCAATTGCATATTGATTTTGGACCTCTTGGTATTAAGAAGTCATCTGCACAGATAACAGCGCATTATACCAAGGGACAATTACTTGGAACGCAAGTGGTAGCTGTAGTAAACTTTCCGCCTAAACAAATAGCCAACTTCATCAGCGAGTGCCTGGTGCTGGGCGTATACGATGAGCATAACGAAGTCGTTTTATTGCAACCTAATAAGCCTGTTCAAAATGGTTTACTGATCGGATAA
- a CDS encoding KdsC family phosphatase, producing the protein MMNLLELFKPITTLVFDVDGVLTDGRLTLLPGGVMARTMNVKDGYALQLAVKRGYKVVIISGGASVEVIDRLNKLGIKDVYMQVTDKITVLQNFLAENNISWQEVMYMGDDIPDLEVMEKAALACCPSDAVPEIKEVSAYISPQAGGYGCGRDVIEKVLKIRGHWKEDTHIPSR; encoded by the coding sequence ATGATGAATTTGCTGGAATTATTCAAACCTATTACTACACTAGTGTTTGATGTGGATGGCGTGCTAACGGATGGCAGGCTTACGTTACTTCCCGGTGGAGTGATGGCCAGGACCATGAATGTAAAAGATGGTTATGCGCTTCAGCTTGCAGTAAAGCGGGGTTATAAGGTAGTTATCATTTCAGGTGGTGCCTCGGTAGAAGTGATAGACAGGCTGAATAAGCTAGGAATAAAGGATGTGTATATGCAGGTGACGGATAAGATCACTGTTTTGCAAAACTTCCTGGCTGAGAATAATATTAGCTGGCAGGAAGTGATGTACATGGGTGATGATATTCCCGACTTGGAGGTGATGGAAAAAGCAGCCCTTGCCTGTTGCCCATCAGATGCGGTTCCGGAAATAAAAGAGGTAAGCGCCTACATATCGCCCCAGGCTGGCGGCTATGGCTGCGGCCGCGATGTAATAGAAAAGGTACTGAAGATTAGAGGCCATTGGAAAGAAGACACTCATATTCCATCGCGCTAA
- a CDS encoding transglutaminase family protein — MQETKEISALFNLLDDPDQEVFSTVSDRIVDYGRGIIPNLENLWENTLSEEVQERIEMLIHKLHYNDLTKDFTDWKSNPYHDLLFGSLLVAKYQYPDLATAPVLQELERIRRNVWLELNSFLTSLEQANVISSIVYNYYNLKGVEMGYNNPDDFFIHKVIESKKGNALSNGVLYLLLCELLDINVKAINIPKQFILAYFHNDYDQYEGSINPQHKIHFYIDAISGQIFSHKDIESYFKRISVPITPFYFQPMSHKRIIQLQLEELAKCFENPKFQYKYDELMALSKLLDE; from the coding sequence ATGCAGGAGACAAAAGAAATATCAGCACTATTCAATCTTCTCGACGATCCTGACCAGGAGGTTTTCTCTACTGTTTCTGACAGGATAGTTGACTATGGGCGGGGCATTATTCCAAACCTTGAAAACCTTTGGGAAAACACCCTTAGCGAGGAGGTGCAGGAAAGGATTGAAATGCTTATTCATAAGCTGCATTACAATGATCTTACTAAAGACTTCACCGATTGGAAGAGTAATCCTTACCACGATCTGTTGTTTGGTTCTTTACTCGTAGCAAAATATCAATATCCCGATCTTGCTACAGCGCCAGTATTACAAGAGTTGGAAAGAATAAGAAGGAATGTCTGGCTTGAATTAAACAGCTTTCTTACATCGCTTGAGCAGGCAAATGTTATCTCCAGCATTGTTTATAATTATTACAACCTAAAGGGTGTGGAGATGGGTTACAACAACCCTGATGATTTCTTTATTCACAAAGTGATTGAAAGCAAAAAGGGAAATGCATTGAGCAATGGTGTGCTATACTTATTGCTATGCGAGCTGCTGGATATTAATGTAAAAGCCATCAATATTCCTAAGCAATTTATCCTGGCTTACTTCCACAATGATTACGACCAGTACGAAGGAAGCATCAACCCGCAACATAAGATCCATTTTTATATAGATGCCATTTCCGGGCAGATCTTTTCGCACAAAGACATCGAGTCCTATTTCAAACGAATCTCTGTTCCAATTACACCGTTTTACTTCCAGCCAATGAGCCATAAACGCATCATTCAATTGCAGCTGGAAGAGCTGGCTAAATGTTTTGAGAATCCTAAGTTCCAGTACAAGTACGATGAATTAATGGCGTTGAGTAAACTATTGGATGAATAA
- a CDS encoding geranylgeranylglycerol-phosphate geranylgeranyltransferase, which translates to MKLIKAFLNLVRWPNLVFIAITQLLFVYAIIHPIFSNAGRVANISGINLFLLIVSSVFIAAAGYIINDYFDLDIDLINKPDKLVVAKVIHRRWVIVWHLVLSIIGILIGFYIDLTTNVRFLGIFNLGCVLLLFVYSISLKKKLLAGNVLISLLTAWVILVVTWSESSNLLTSAAIGSYTEKVTRITFLYAGFAFVISLIREVVKDMEDIEGDRRYGCTTMPIAWGIIATKVFVAVWLVVLIAALSIVQFYVLQFKWWWSAAYCILFIIVPLLYVFRKLFPATTSADYHKLSSWIKLVMFTGILSMIFFRLYL; encoded by the coding sequence TTGAAATTAATAAAGGCTTTTCTAAATCTGGTGCGCTGGCCCAACCTGGTGTTCATAGCCATTACACAGCTTTTGTTTGTGTATGCTATCATACATCCTATATTTTCCAATGCAGGGCGTGTGGCTAACATCAGTGGAATCAACTTATTTCTCCTTATTGTTTCTTCAGTATTCATAGCGGCAGCTGGTTATATCATCAACGATTACTTCGACCTGGATATAGACCTTATAAACAAACCTGATAAACTGGTTGTGGCAAAGGTAATCCACCGCCGATGGGTGATCGTGTGGCACCTGGTGCTAAGCATCATCGGTATACTTATCGGTTTCTATATCGATCTCACTACCAATGTTCGTTTTTTGGGAATTTTCAACCTGGGATGCGTACTGCTGCTGTTTGTATACTCTATTTCTTTAAAGAAAAAACTGCTGGCCGGGAATGTATTGATATCGCTTCTTACTGCATGGGTCATACTGGTAGTTACCTGGAGTGAAAGTAGCAACCTGCTTACATCAGCAGCCATAGGATCTTATACAGAAAAAGTTACCCGCATCACATTTCTATATGCTGGCTTTGCTTTTGTAATATCATTGATCCGCGAGGTAGTAAAGGATATGGAAGACATAGAAGGCGACCGCCGGTATGGTTGTACTACTATGCCTATAGCCTGGGGAATTATAGCTACCAAAGTATTTGTAGCGGTATGGTTAGTGGTATTGATAGCAGCATTAAGTATAGTGCAGTTTTATGTACTACAATTCAAGTGGTGGTGGAGTGCAGCTTATTGCATTCTTTTCATCATTGTTCCATTGTTGTATGTATTCAGAAAGCTTTTTCCTGCTACTACCAGTGCCGATTATCATAAACTAAGTTCATGGATAAAATTGGTCATGTTCACCGGCATCTTGTCCATGATTTTTTTTAGGCTGTATTTATAA
- the iscX gene encoding Fe-S cluster assembly protein IscX — MAQYEPPIHWNDYEDIALKLYEKFGDEFNEGKIYRVRFTDLLEWVLQLPNFVGTREQSNEGHLEMIQSSWVYEWRDNQK, encoded by the coding sequence ATGGCACAATATGAACCACCCATTCATTGGAATGATTATGAAGACATAGCACTTAAGCTATATGAAAAATTCGGAGACGAGTTCAATGAAGGAAAGATCTACAGGGTAAGGTTTACTGACCTGCTGGAGTGGGTGCTTCAGTTACCCAATTTTGTCGGTACCCGCGAACAAAGCAACGAAGGTCACCTGGAGATGATACAAAGCTCGTGGGTGTACGAGTGGCGCGATAACCAGAAATAA
- a CDS encoding 2Fe-2S iron-sulfur cluster-binding protein encodes MYTIKFNFEEKGKEPVTLSGITADQSLLEVALKNNIELHHNCGGVCACSTCHLYVMKGEDFLEELTDKEEDFIDRAVNPRLNSRLGCQCVLLDGEGEVEVTLPDQTQFLGE; translated from the coding sequence ATGTATACGATCAAATTCAATTTTGAAGAAAAGGGGAAGGAGCCGGTAACCCTTTCAGGCATAACGGCAGATCAAAGTTTGCTGGAAGTAGCACTAAAGAATAATATAGAACTTCATCATAACTGCGGTGGCGTTTGCGCCTGCAGCACCTGTCATTTATATGTAATGAAAGGTGAGGATTTCCTGGAGGAGCTTACTGATAAAGAAGAAGACTTTATAGATCGTGCAGTAAACCCTCGACTGAATTCAAGGCTTGGCTGCCAGTGCGTTCTGCTGGATGGTGAAGGTGAAGTAGAAGTTACTTTACCTGACCAGACCCAATTCCTAGGAGAATAA
- a CDS encoding OsmC family protein: MKRKATAVWNGSGKEGNGKLTSQSTVLQDAQYSYKTRFEDGVGTNPEELMAAAHAGCFSMKLSFVLGAANFTPEKIETDCEITLDNGAITTSHLTVRATIPGISAEEFEKCAQEAKENCPVSKAYNMNITMDASLA, encoded by the coding sequence ATGAAAAGAAAAGCCACAGCTGTTTGGAATGGTTCAGGAAAGGAAGGAAACGGAAAATTGACCAGCCAGAGCACAGTGCTACAGGATGCTCAGTATTCTTATAAAACCCGCTTTGAAGATGGTGTAGGCACCAATCCTGAAGAGCTTATGGCAGCAGCGCATGCAGGTTGCTTTAGCATGAAACTTAGCTTTGTATTGGGTGCGGCAAATTTCACTCCTGAAAAAATAGAAACTGATTGCGAGATCACGCTAGATAATGGTGCCATCACTACATCTCATCTTACTGTACGTGCTACTATACCAGGCATCAGTGCTGAAGAGTTTGAAAAATGTGCACAGGAAGCAAAAGAAAATTGTCCTGTAAGTAAAGCATATAACATGAACATTACCATGGATGCTTCATTAGCTTAA